Sequence from the Ictalurus punctatus breed USDA103 chromosome 10, Coco_2.0, whole genome shotgun sequence genome:
GCTTCGTTCGCTTTGAAGCCACCGATCTCCATGGTGTATCTAGATCCAAGACTGTCCCTGCTTCCTTATTTCATGTAAATACTTCTCTATCTTCGTCCAGCTatgattcttttcttttttgattGAATAAAATTTAATAAGCATCGATGACGTTAAAATGATCATCGAAATATTCCGTTGTAAAAATGTATAGTATTGATTATTACTTTTCATTGGCATCACAGGAAAAAGCAGTTTATGGTGTGCCCATGCCTAGAAGCTACCTGGAGCTGACACTGAGCCCCAAGGAAAATGAGGTTGATCATCCAGTTGCTGCCAGTTTCAACAATGATATTCTTCTGATCCCTGATCTCTCCACCTTCCGGATCCTTCCTTGGGCTGAGCAGACTGCTCGTATCATTTGCGATCCTTGTACCATCACAGGGATCCCTCTGCGTACATCTCCTCGCTTTATTGCTAAGCTGATGCTGGGTCAGCTTCAAGCCATGGGATTCTCCATCCATTCTTCTTTCACATATGAATGCTGCATCTTTGGAGTGCCGGAGCGGATGGGCTCCAAGGTCATATTTTTCCCTGCTACTACTCTACTGAGTAATCACGACATGCCTTTCTTACAGCAACTGGTGAGAGGGATGTACCACATGGGCATCAGCGTGGATAGCTTTGCATCCGCCAGCGGTCCAGGACAAATGGAGATCTGCTTCAAGCCTACATTTGGGATTGAAACCGCCGACGGTGCCTTCACCTTTCGTACTGGAGTTAAAGAATTGGCCAGAAAGTGTGACTACATTGCCACCTTCCTTACTGATGAGACCATCTACAATTCTGGCTGCCTGTCCCACAGCCTATGGGATGCCAATGGCAGGAGAAATCTTTTCCATTCAGGCACTAGCGAGATGTCCGAGATTGGTAAGAAATGGCTTGGAGGTCTTCTCCACCACTCACCAGCTCTAAGCTGCCTGATGTCTCCAGGGATAGCCTACCAGACTCAAATTTCCAAAGGCAAGTGTTCAAAGAGCAAATTCTATGCCACGTGTGGCTGCAACGACAACAGTTGTGCTTTTAACGTGAAGCTTCACTCTGGGCAGGAGACCCACATTGAGAACAAGCTTGGCTCAGCAATGGCAAACCCTTACATAGTCTTGGCAGCTACCATCGCAGCTGGATTGGATGGTATCAAGCATAACCTCTGCGCAGAACAGTTCCTTAACAGGGCTCCAGTGCAGCAAAAACAGTTTCCCATACCTGTTAAACTGGAGGATGCTTTAGTGGCCCTGGGAGAAGACGGTGTGATTCGTGGGGCGCTGGGTGAGCCATTTGTGCGTTATTTCATTGCCATGAAACGCCTAGAGATTGAGACACAGGAGACTGATACAGACAGGAACAAAACCCTGGAATACTTCATCTAGAGATCATTTTCATGTGATGAACTGGTTTCCCTGTCGGAAGTCAGGTAGAATATAATGAGGTAAAAATCTTGTATTACTTCTGAGGAACGTAAAGGGTTAGGGGTGATGGAGGGGTAGTTTTGTCATAATCCACACCTAGAGTATATAGGTCTTGCGACTGTGACTACCAAGACACCGGAAAACACTATTGTTATCTTTGAAATGCGCCATCGTTTAAAGCCTATGAAGAGCCTTTATATAAAATGGGGGAGAAAAACACACCCCCAAGTTAAATTCTTACCTTAACGACAACACAAAActttataatagtatttattttCTACGAACCTTAGGCCCAGGCTCCACCACTCAGTGAGATATTCCAAATAAATGCTTTTACTTTCAACACATATATAAAGACGTTTCACCGTGCTTTCATCCTGCACGCATATTTATGTCCGTTACGGATTACAGGACAACCTTCTAAACACTTTAACCTTTGTAATCTTAAAccataagacaaaaatataccTCCCTGACGGGTTGCCTTTAACCGAATTACTCCGAATTAATCTACTGGGTGAACTGGCTAAGCAAGAAGTCATTTTATTAAGGACATTTTTCGCCGAGGACCATTTCCTGAagatataaagatataaaacGCAGCAGTGACCGATTCCTGATTTCTGATCCGAAGCTCCGCATAGAGCAAAATAACTGGGAATGCAACAGATGGAAGTTGATCACTGTTTTTATTGCCAAAACAAAGCATTACGAACTACAGAAGAAGAGGTGTATGGTGATGGCGTTCACAAACGTGGTGGTTGTTATTATCATAATGTTTTTGgattaaatgaatatttaaccACTTCCTTGACTTTTGTTACAACAGAGTCTGATATTAGAGTTCTAGTCTGATCTAATAAAATCTACCCAAACGCATTTCTGAAAGCTCTCATGCACATAGAACGTAGACTATGTTGATTTATAAGCCACCTCTATGAAAAATGACAAACTAACAAGGTTAACTTGATGCcaatattcttttattttggCCAATAAGTTAGCGATTGATAAACCACTTCTGTGGTCaaatttttcaaatattatcaAGCACTATACGTTTTTTTGCGATATCAATATCTAAATCATCCACTGGAAGTAACGTAACAGCTTCTTGTTTTACTTCTTGGTGGGCGTTGGGGACCTCATGAATCTGGGAGGAGTGGGGGACTTGGCACTCCTAGGTGGGGTGGGGGATTTGGGAGTCGGGGTAGGGGACTTTGCGGCTTGAGGTGGAGTTGGGGATTTAACAGACGGGGCTGGGGTAGGGGTCTTCACGGATGGTGCAGGAGTCTGGGGCTTTGAGGAGGGTGGTGCGGAGGACTTGGGTGCTGTGGTGGGTCTCGCCATCTGTCCCAACTTGGGTTCATGGATCTCCTCGCCCAGCTTGTACACACTGACGGTGATCTCCACAAACTCGCCGCCATACTTGTTCCGCACGTTGATGCTGTACTTGCCTGAATCATCCACCGTAACGGATTTAATGGTCAGGCTGGCAAACTTGCCGCTCTCGAAAGTGATCTGGTTGTGGTCGTCAGACACAACTTCCTGTTCGTTCTTGAACCAGGTGACCTCGGGCTTGGGGTCACCCCACACTGTACATGTCAAGTTCAGGGTCTGAAAAGTTGAGAGGTCAGAAAGATGTATTGTGAGGGCTGCGTGCGACTACTTTTGTTTACTTGAAACTTTATTAAGAACCCAAATGatgaaacaaacacaaaacatgatAGAATTCTTTAAGCCTGGGATTAGTTTTACTTTCCGATTAAAGTACAGGCCAGCTAAATATTACCTTGTACTCCATAATCGTGACGACGTCTGGCAGTCCACCCACTACTCTGCCACGGTCTACAGAGGACGAGAGGAGACATTTTAACATATGCATTCAGCTACACGCCTTACTCGGTGTCAAAACTGCATTGAtcgttacataaaaaaaaacgtgaGATATTTTTAAAGCGCTGAGTTGAAAAGACTGTAGAGTTGTACGACTACAACATGATGATAGTTTTGTCGTTCTGAGTTGCGCTCACTTTTCTCTGCAAATGCTGCGGCCCTGTAAAAAAGAAGCACGACTCGTTAGCAAAAACTgttcggtaaaaaaaaaaacgtatgtTATTGCTGCGTATTACTGTTTCACTTACTTGAGTCGCTGGAATTCAGCATAAGCATCATTGTATGCTGTTTTgataaggagaagaagaaaacaaaagacaCTAATACAACAATAAATCTTTTCTGCGTGAATATGTAATAATAAGGCAAATGAACAAAATACGCGATACCCAGATAACACAACACGACACCATATTAAACCGAGGAGATGGGAATAAAGCCCATGTAGGCATTCAAATAGGCATACATAGGCATTTTAAGTCATTCAATTAACAATGCATGACTTGCCTTGTCCAGAGAGGTCAAAGGATCGGGTGTGGGCAGTTTTGCCATCGTGAATCTCaatggtgtactggcccttCTCCCTATCAGTAGGCTCACAGATCTGCATCCAGGCCATTTCGGACGTGCCTCCGATCCTCATCCTCTCCGAAGAGGCGATTTTACTTTCCCTAAAAACGCGAAAAACAAGACTCAACACTACGATCCTAAAACTCAGCCATCGACAGCCATGGCTTATATTATGATCGGGGATTATATTTGCTCGATGCACTCAGTTGAATTGAACTCGGTTAACTGCGGGTATGAGCGTGCACTTGTAAGACTCTCGGATTAACGCAAAACGTGAGTACTTGTGGAACCAGCTGGTCTTCATTTCCTCTGTGTAGTATTTCATATAGCACTGCAGTCTGATGCCCTCTGGTGTGCACTGCAACATCAGTTCAGAGGCAGAGGAGCCTGCAACAACCAGGAACCGTATTTAGAAGCCCGACCCCGTTTTATACTCGAGTATATTCTCATTCTCCATACGCATGCTCATTCGGTAAGGAAGTGTGCAACAGCACAGCGATACCGAGAGTAGATCTCCTTTTCGGCACAAAACATTCTCAATggctttaaaatgacatttccaCAATACTAAAGTTCTATAGCTCCAAATATGgctttgtgtatatatatatatatatacaaaaaaaataataataagattacaGATTAATGcaagtaaatgaaataaaaatgaattaaaataggATAAAGGCTTAGCCTTAAGTATTAGTGCAGATGTGCGAGTAAAAGCTTTCGAATGCGGTCCGTGTACCAGAAACGTGGGCGATGGCGCTGATGATATCCTCAAATACTACacggagaaagaaaaaaaagaaaagaaaagaaaaggtgattAGATTATCCAGTGAAATACGAcagaaaataatgaacatactgtatatgataaAAGCATTACCTTGGCCAGAAATGTCATAAACAGAAGTATCCTTTCCACGATCATCGCTCAGCACTGCTTTGTAAATGCCCTGGTCTTTTCTGGAAAACTGTAAGATGGATTACAGTTATGTTCAAGCTTTAAGCTAAAACATtagaaattttatatatatatatatatatatatatatatatatatatatatatatatatatatatatatatatatatatatatatatacacacggataacattcaagaaaaaaaaaaaaaaagttgagttCGTTACCAAGGGGATAGGAAGCGCGCAGGATCCGGACATTGGGTTGGGTGCGGCATCGAGAGTGATTTCTTCGTCTTCTTTAAACCAGGTGAACGTGGTGTCTTTCCTCACGTTGGCCAGCTAGAACACGATCGCATAACATTCTTTGAGACCTCCGGTGCAGCACAGTATTCAAGACGGCGATGACGGTCACTCTTTACATTTATGCCACCGTGTACAGGCTTCAAATAATGTTCATATAAcacagattattaggtatgcttgcTGGATGACGTAGGTGGTCCTCTGCTGAACGTTTTTAATTTACCTTGCATACAAGCTTAACGGTGCACTCGTCATCCACATGGAAAGACAGGTACTCCGAGAAATGTGGGCCTGGGTAAGAGAAAGAGTGTTCAGTATGCGTTCAGTAGGAATGTTCCGCTATTACACGACTCTGCGATAAACTGCGGAGTGGGGTGTGTTTACTGTACGCATCGTTTATAACCTTGTTTCCTCAGGTGTTCTTTTCGCTGAAATTCAGCCTCCTTCAGTGCAGTCTTGAAGACTgaaaccaaacaaaccaaaacagtGTCACTCACTTAAACTGACGAGAACAAGAACGCAGTCGTAGCTGGACAATGCCATGTCTCACCATCTCCCACAAGCACCAGGGAGCTTTGGTTCTTGGCTTTTCCGTCATGGATCTGAAGGGTATACGTGCCCTCGTTGGCTCTGGTGAAGTGCTCAATTACCATCTGAATAACTCCAGTGGAAGCATTGTGGCTAACCTTTTGACCctaaactctcacacacacacacacacacacacacacacacacacacacacacacacacacacataatagcACTTAAAATATAATGAGACATTTGAGAAGGCACTGAACCAAGAGTTTGATCAGTGTTGAAGGATACCGCCGTTAGTACATGTTTATGTAGTGAATATGCGCTTTGTTCTTTTCAAGTAACACTCGGTCGCAGTGAGGAGGTCATGGTCATGCGCGGGACGTGCTCTCTACCTCGGAACTAGTGATCTCCTTATCGTTAACGATGAACCTGTAGGACGCAGCAGAGGACAGCTTCTTGGCCTGCAGCCAGAAACGCACATGACCCTTCTCGAGAACTTCGTAGTTCAGCTCTGTCTTCAGGGGAACAACTGAAATcccaaagaaaacaaacaagtcTTTGTGTGTACAAAGTAGGTGCTGTAAGTggggaacaacaacaacaacaacaacaacaattaaaacAGATATCTGTACTAACTTGGATGTCTGATGTTGTAGCTGAGGTCGAGCATTTTATTGAGTTCTAAAAAGGAGAGAATAAATCCGATTTAGAGGGACATTATACAAATCTGAAATGGGGGAAGACCAAGTCCTCAATTGGACCTCCGTCACATACCCTCCTCCTTGAGGCTGTAACTAGAGGACACTCCTTCTGTATCCGTCACAGCCACTGAGTAGAGACCCAGGTCGTCCTTCTCAGGGTTGATAAACGTCAGCTTGGAGCTGCAGGCAACACAGTTACACGGTTAGTTCTTACACCAGTAAGACCTGGATGCTTAATATAGTTAAGATGTGTAGCGCAACGCACGTTCTTCCGACAGCTGAGGCGGTGACTCTCTTGGATTCGGCGATTTCTTTGTAGGACTTGGACCAAACAAACTTGGAGTGCTCAGATGTCTCGCAAGCCTCGAAGGACAAGAAGATATCTCCAGTCTCCTCATCCACACCACAGACGATCTCCTTCGTACCTTAGAAACAGTCGCACACGAcgaataaaatatatttcaaggACGAGTACGCATCATGAACGAATGATGAACTTGAgcgttaaaaaaaaccctcctaaAACTATAATGAGTGAATTTGCTTTTAAACGATAGAAAGGCAAAGTTACCTGGCAgagctttaacacacacagcCTCAGACACGTCTGAGGCCCTTCCTTTACCCGAGGCATTCGCGGCACATACTTTAAACACATACGAAGCTCCTGTCTCCACACCGGTCACCTACATGACAAAACATAGCCAAACTGAggacatgtaaaaaaaattatgcaaatttTGAATCTGATGGTCGtgacacgtctcaaaaaaagttgggacgggcgcaacaaaaggctggagaagtaagtgttagtaaaaagaaacagctggaggaacatttcgcaactaattaggttaactggcaacaggtcagtaagatgactgggtataaaaagagtatcttagagaggcggagtctctcaaaagtaaagatgggatggaatctggatggaagcagatgttgctctaaaacctgtacatacctttcagcattgatgtcgcctttccagatgtgcaagccgCCCATCACATACGCACTCATGCACCATCAGCGACGCAGGCTtatgaactgagcgctgataattGGGTTTGTGCGTCAATTGACACAAGGGGAAatgtatttatacattttttttgctaGAGTGGGTGTGTACCTGTATTTTccgattttttttaatgacctgTTCACTCactgaggttgccagatttttcctTATTAGTGCATGAACGTTTCACTTGTGCATACGACACTACCTTGAAACCTTGCCTTGCCTTGAAGAACACATACCGTGCAAGGGGAGGAATAAAGCACGGTTTATATAAGGGAAACGAGAGCCTAAAGACGTATACTGGGAATAGATTGAGGTTGATGAACCGTGAGTCGTGGTGATTTGTCATCTTTGCAAGTTTGTCTCAAGCTGGAATCCACCCACATTAAGTGGCTGCCAGCCGAGAAAATAGCACCGGTGTATATATATCGGATCCTAATAATAACAGAGAGGCAGGCGGACCAAAATGAGtccaaataaaaacactgactcCTAACAACTATGATGATGACGATGTCGAAAATGTGAAGCTTACGGATgggttaaataaacaaaccaacaaataaataaataaaactgtggCTGCTGTTGGGAGCTGCAGCAGAGTCATGAATAATTCATACAATCATTTATTCCATAAGTTCATTTTTAGTTGTCCGTTACCTTCAAGTAACAACGGTTCACGGCCTCAGCATTGACTGCCACAAAGTCAGAGGATCCCTTCTTGGCCATTTCCAGAAAGTAACCCGTGATAGGACTGGCCCCAGTGTAGACTGGAGCCTTCCACCGCACCAGGAGCGAATCATCTCGCACCTCCCAGAAACTGATGTCATATGCAGGGCCTGCAGGTGTGAAACAGTGTAAGGAAACACCTAAGGAGGAAACTAACCTGTTCTAACTGGTAGCTCATATTCTAAaccaattacatttttttttataaagatgcTCTTTTACTTAAAAGTCGCAGTCGaccctgtaaaaaaaacaaaacaagaaaaaaaatgaacgaATGCTACGCGTGCTTTTGCTCATCGCTCATCGGGATAACGACAGATATTCAAATCATTGTGTTGCTTTATTAATCGAGCACTTTACCATTACTGTACTATTATTACCAGTCTTCGATCAATTACTCTCAATATGTGGATATGTCTGTCCGTATTCTGATTGGACAGGCCACGGATACTCACCAGGCTCAGGCATGGTCCAGGCCTCACAGGCGAATGGCACGCTGGGCTCAGATGCCAGACCGACACCGGCCATGTTTCCAGCTTGAACTTTAAACTCGTAGAAGTTTCCAGCGGTCAGATTCTCCACCTGTGTGTCGAGTAAAACAGAAGCATATTCACAGAGATGCATTGCGCACAGTGTATATACGCCATCAATCTTCTAGTAGCCATGTTTTGACTGGATATCAGCTAACCACACCGTGAAAATACCCACGCCCGAGACGACATCTTCCGAATATGCTTCATAATATGTCAGAACTGCTTACCTTATAAACCCTGCTAGTGGCAGGTCTTGAGCTGACCTCCTTCCACAGCACAGAGTCCGCTTCCCGTTTGTCCAGGAAGTACGACGTGATCCTGCTTCCACCGGTGTGTTTAGGGCGTTTCCAGGCGAGGGTCATGGAGGCTCCGTCGCAGCTGAGCAGAGTGATGGCGTACGGGGCAGAGGGCACCGCTGAAAAGCAACGAGACCGAGTTAAGCGACGGGACGCATGTCTGTTACGTGATTGGACTGCTGGATCAGAAAACTTGAACCGCAACGAGGTGCTTGATTCTAGATAGCATTCAAGGGTACAAGCATGGACTTGAGTCCACATCCACACCTTAAAACCGTGTGTGAATCATGTCAGTGGAGAGACAGTCGAtaataatcaatcaataaatgaaaACGTGGGGTTATTGAATGGTAAAGAAAAGCTGACTGGAGAGTGAGTTTAGTTGTGCTGTTGAGGAACGCATATAAAACTCACATACCATAGTCCactcctctctctgtgtgagaCAACAGAAGAATCGATCGAATTCATCTCTCATTCCACAACAGCATAGTTTGCATTGAGAGTGATACAGGAATCTGCGTTAATACAGTTgcgctcataaatttacacacccctcGCAGAACCTGCTAAATGTTaacaattgtttttaaaaataagaaggaTCGTCCGcgttgcatttatttatttatttatttgaatttagtTCTACCCTGAATGAGCTATTTCGCGTAACAggtgtttacatctagtccacgagacaagataatagctgaatttacacacatgaaccagttcaaaagtttacacacgcttgattcttaatcccgtgtgtggttacctggatgatccacgtctgtgtttatgttctgtgagagttcttcacgagtcccttgtctgtcctgagcagttaaactgcccaccgTTCcatcagaaaaatcctccaggtcctgcacgttctttccttttccagcatcttctgcatgttTAACCCCTTTCTAACTAtcgctatatgatgttgagatccgtcttttcacaccgaggacgaccgagggactcgtacacgactactacataaggtgcaaacgttcaccgatgctcaagaaggcgacacgatacattaagaaccaggggggtgtaaacttttgaacaggaggATCGGTGTAAACTCTTATTAATTTTTCCATTTAGCACTGCCCTtaagaagctacataagatatctacagaagacaaaataatttaaaatgaaagaatttacaccaatcataccgtctcacttattattattatttatatttttttaaattatgaacattttgcagattctgcacgggggggggggggggggggggggtgtgtgtgtgtacatttatgagtacaactgtacatacatacatacatacatacatacatacagtatacaataaCAAACCGCCATCGATAATCTAATAATCCACATGAAAACATCtgctttactgttttttttagcatgtaTTTGCATTGGGTGCAACTTAACCAGTAGCAGATGAACATAAATGAAGAATATAACCCAAAGAAATCTGGCTACATGCTTACCAAGAGCAGCGTCAATGAAGAGTGGAGTGGACTCCTGAGACTCTTCACTCAGACCATAGGCATTCACTGCCTGGACACGGAATATATACGTATCACCAGGAGTCAGGCCATGGACCACAAACCTGTCCAGATACATATTTAACCTTAGTTTACACTTTTAAAGAAGCGAGGCGTGTGAGAAAAACaaatccgtgtgtgtgtgtgtgtataaagataTTACCTGGTGTGCTTGTAGGGTCTGTGA
This genomic interval carries:
- the myom2a gene encoding myomesin-2 isoform X5 — its product is MAEPAYTVPAFRTRQPEGMEEYQRVSSHLERNLTSLQEELHRMRVSTHEQVLNIEITNEVRAMKYIRKELPIEIPKVPDFLLGLRSHTVWEKTPVKLFCTVSGTPTPIVQWYKSGVPVDPLSAPGKYKIENKYGVHSLIISRCTIADSAVYSAVATSSQGKAISKATVCVRRPSGAAESSYLPGQAPLPFDIQRSKLEVTLLERFGVTFGTEGESLTLVANMVVVPDLPNLPPEVMWYRDDTLLTPSRWAEMYVGGGAAKLTLPHLNKDDEGLYTLRVWTKDGTTEHSAYLFVKDAAPSVAGAPGAPMDVTVSDASKDYVLVSWKPPNTTNEPLITGYFVDRRKSGTKDWVQCNSTPVKVCKLPVDGLTEGDSYHFRVRAVNSAGISLPSRMSSGVTAADVESDVEVIKIQGKYDIAIRQEELQGAYVTLPEPPTDVHATEINHTYIVLSWKPPIPRGRATVWYLIEKSLGDSNSWQRVNTGVQIRSPRYPLYDLEATKAYRFRVITVNKYGPSEPSEPSALIQKADAYGCAPSTGVPSAPGKVFASRNTKTSAFVQWDPPKQGKNLMGYYVDCCVVGSKTWAPCNHRPYKHTRFVVHGLTPGDTYIFRVQAVNAYGLSEESQESTPLFIDAALERGVDYAVPSAPYAITLLSCDGASMTLAWKRPKHTGGSRITSYFLDKREADSVLWKEVSSRPATSRVYKVENLTAGNFYEFKVQAGNMAGVGLASEPSVPFACEAWTMPEPGPAYDISFWEVRDDSLLVRWKAPVYTGASPITGYFLEMAKKGSSDFVAVNAEAVNRCYLKVTGVETGASYVFKVCAANASGKGRASDVSEAVCVKALPGTKEIVCGVDEETGDIFLSFEACETSEHSKFVWSKSYKEIAESKRVTASAVGRTSKLTFINPEKDDLGLYSVAVTDTEGVSSSYSLKEEELNKMLDLSYNIRHPIVPLKTELNYEVLEKGHVRFWLQAKKLSSAASYRFIVNDKEITSSEGQKVSHNASTGVIQMVIEHFTRANEGTYTLQIHDGKAKNQSSLVLVGDVFKTALKEAEFQRKEHLRKQGPHFSEYLSFHVDDECTVKLVCKLANVRKDTTFTWFKEDEEITLDAAPNPMSGSCALPIPLFSRKDQGIYKAVLSDDRGKDTSVYDISGQVFEDIISAIAHVSGSSASELMLQCTPEGIRLQCYMKYYTEEMKTSWFHKESKIASSERMRIGGTSEMAWMQICEPTDREKGQYTIEIHDGKTAHTRSFDLSGQAYNDAYAEFQRLKAAAFAEKNRGRVVGGLPDVVTIMEYKTLNLTCTVWGDPKPEVTWFKNEQEVVSDDHNQITFESGKFASLTIKSVTVDDSGKYSINVRNKYGGEFVEITVSVYKLGEEIHEPKLGQMARPTTAPKSSAPPSSKPQTPAPSVKTPTPAPSVKSPTPPQAAKSPTPTPKSPTPPRSAKSPTPPRFMRSPTPTKK
- the myom2a gene encoding myomesin-2 isoform X4; translated protein: MPTRAMPFYQKTQTRVGHQYSSSKQQISSRKSSTKSTKKEQVEATEVMAEPAYTVPAFRTRQPEGMEEYQRVSSHLERNLTSLQEELHRMRVSTHEQVLNIEITNEVRAMKYIRKELPIEIPKVPDFLLGLRSHTVWEKTPVKLFCTVSGTPTPIVQWYKSGVPVDPLSAPGKYKIENKYGVHSLIISRCTIADSAVYSAVATSSQGKAISKATVCVRRPSGAAESSYLPGQAPLPFDIQRSKLEVTLLERFGVTFGTEGESLTLVANMVVVPDLPNLPPEVMWYRDDTLLTPSRWAEMYVGGGAAKLTLPHLNKDDEGLYTLRVWTKDGTTEHSAYLFVKDAAPSVAGAPGAPMDVTVSDASKDYVLVSWKPPNTTNEPLITGYFVDRRKSGTKDWVQCNSTPVKVCKLPVDGLTEGDSYHFRVRAVNSAGISLPSRMSSGVTAADVESDVEVIKIQGKYDIAIRQEELQGAYVTLPEPPTDVHATEINHTYIVLSWKPPIPRGRATVWYLIEKSLGDSNSWQRVNTGVQIRSPRYPLYDLEATKAYRFRVITVNKYGPSEPSEPSALIQKADAYGVPSAPGKVFASRNTKTSAFVQWDPPKQGKNLMGYYVDCCVVGSKTWAPCNHRPYKHTRFVVHGLTPGDTYIFRVQAVNAYGLSEESQESTPLFIDAALAVPSAPYAITLLSCDGASMTLAWKRPKHTGGSRITSYFLDKREADSVLWKEVSSRPATSRVYKVENLTAGNFYEFKVQAGNMAGVGLASEPSVPFACEAWTMPEPGPAYDISFWEVRDDSLLVRWKAPVYTGASPITGYFLEMAKKGSSDFVAVNAEAVNRCYLKVTGVETGASYVFKVCAANASGKGRASDVSEAVCVKALPGTKEIVCGVDEETGDIFLSFEACETSEHSKFVWSKSYKEIAESKRVTASAVGRTSKLTFINPEKDDLGLYSVAVTDTEGVSSSYSLKEEELNKMLDLSYNIRHPIVPLKTELNYEVLEKGHVRFWLQAKKLSSAASYRFIVNDKEITSSEGQKVSHNASTGVIQMVIEHFTRANEGTYTLQIHDGKAKNQSSLVLVGDVFKTALKEAEFQRKEHLRKQGPHFSEYLSFHVDDECTVKLVCKLANVRKDTTFTWFKEDEEITLDAAPNPMSGSCALPIPLFSRKDQGIYKAVLSDDRGKDTSVYDISGQVFEDIISAIAHVSGSSASELMLQCTPEGIRLQCYMKYYTEEMKTSWFHKESKIASSERMRIGGTSEMAWMQICEPTDREKGQYTIEIHDGKTAHTRSFDLSGQAYNDAYAEFQRLKAAAFAEKNRGRVVGGLPDVVTIMEYKTLNLTCTVWGDPKPEVTWFKNEQEVVSDDHNQITFESGKFASLTIKSVTVDDSGKYSINVRNKYGGEFVEITVSVYKLGEEIHEPKLGQMARPTTAPKSSAPPSSKPQTPAPSVKTPTPAPSVKSPTPPQAAKSPTPTPKSPTPPRSAKSPTPPRFMRSPTPTKK
- the myom2a gene encoding myomesin-2 isoform X2, with amino-acid sequence MPTRAMPFYQKTQTRVGHQYSSSKQQISSRKSSTKSTKKEQVEATEVMAEPAYTVPAFRTRQPEGMEEYQRVSSHLERNLTSLQEELHRMRVSTHEQVLNIEITNEVRAMKYIRKELPIEIPKVPDFLLGLRSHTVWEKTPVKLFCTVSGTPTPIVQWYKSGVPVDPLSAPGKYKIENKYGVHSLIISRCTIADSAVYSAVATSSQGKAISKATVCVRRPSGAAESSYLPGQAPLPFDIQRSKLEVTLLERFGVTFGTEGESLTLVANMVVVPDLPNLPPEVMWYRDDTLLTPSRWAEMYVGGGAAKLTLPHLNKDDEGLYTLRVWTKDGTTEHSAYLFVKDAAPSVAGAPGAPMDVTVSDASKDYVLVSWKPPNTTNEPLITGYFVDRRKSGTKDWVQCNSTPVKVCKLPVDGLTEGDSYHFRVRAVNSAGISLPSRMSSGVTAADVESDVEVIKIQGKYDIAIRQEELQGAYVTLPEPPTDVHATEINHTYIVLSWKPPIPRGRATVWYLIEKSLGDSNSWQRVNTGVQIRSPRYPLYDLEATKAYRFRVITVNKYGPSEPSEPSALIQKADAYGCAPSTGVPSAPGKVFASRNTKTSAFVQWDPPKQGKNLMGYYVDCCVVGSKTWAPCNHRPYKHTRFVVHGLTPGDTYIFRVQAVNAYGLSEESQESTPLFIDAALAVPSAPYAITLLSCDGASMTLAWKRPKHTGGSRITSYFLDKREADSVLWKEVSSRPATSRVYKVENLTAGNFYEFKVQAGNMAGVGLASEPSVPFACEAWTMPEPGPAYDISFWEVRDDSLLVRWKAPVYTGASPITGYFLEMAKKGSSDFVAVNAEAVNRCYLKVTGVETGASYVFKVCAANASGKGRASDVSEAVCVKALPGTKEIVCGVDEETGDIFLSFEACETSEHSKFVWSKSYKEIAESKRVTASAVGRTSKLTFINPEKDDLGLYSVAVTDTEGVSSSYSLKEEELNKMLDLSYNIRHPIVPLKTELNYEVLEKGHVRFWLQAKKLSSAASYRFIVNDKEITSSEGQKVSHNASTGVIQMVIEHFTRANEGTYTLQIHDGKAKNQSSLVLVGDVFKTALKEAEFQRKEHLRKQGPHFSEYLSFHVDDECTVKLVCKLANVRKDTTFTWFKEDEEITLDAAPNPMSGSCALPIPLFSRKDQGIYKAVLSDDRGKDTSVYDISGQVFEDIISAIAHVSGSSASELMLQCTPEGIRLQCYMKYYTEEMKTSWFHKESKIASSERMRIGGTSEMAWMQICEPTDREKGQYTIEIHDGKTAHTRSFDLSGQAYNDAYAEFQRLKAAAFAEKNRGRVVGGLPDVVTIMEYKTLNLTCTVWGDPKPEVTWFKNEQEVVSDDHNQITFESGKFASLTIKSVTVDDSGKYSINVRNKYGGEFVEITVSVYKLGEEIHEPKLGQMARPTTAPKSSAPPSSKPQTPAPSVKTPTPAPSVKSPTPPQAAKSPTPTPKSPTPPRSAKSPTPPRFMRSPTPTKK